The following proteins are encoded in a genomic region of Dokdonia donghaensis DSW-1:
- a CDS encoding aldehyde dehydrogenase family protein, which produces MSTVAKDFGMDEAMKILGLSAINEGTSTGQKNFGNGEIIESHSPVDGQLIGKVKTTTKEDYETVMSAATAAFKDFRTMPAPARGELVRQFGNKLREVKEPLGKLVSYEMGKSYQEGLGEVQEMIDICDFAVGLSRQLHGLTMHSERPGHRMYEQYHPLGVVGIISAFNFPVAVWAWNTALAWVCGDVCVWKPSEKTPLCGVACQNIIAEVLKANDMPEGISCLINGDYKVGEMMTTDKRVPLVSATGSTRMGKIVSATVGERLGTSLLELGGNNAIIVTPDADIKMTVIGAVFGAVGTAGQRCTSTRRLIIHESVYDTVKDAIVKAYGQLRIGNPLDENNHVGPLIDTDAVANYNNALERVVAEGGNIIVEGGVLTGEGYESGCYVKPAIAEASNQFEIVQHETFAPVLYLLKYTGDVIDALELQNGVAQGLSSAIMTNNLREAERFLSAAGSDCGIANVNIGTSGAEIGGAFGGEKDTGGGRESGSDAWKVYMRRQTNTINYTTELPLAQGIKFDL; this is translated from the coding sequence ATGAGCACAGTAGCAAAAGATTTTGGAATGGACGAAGCGATGAAAATCCTCGGACTTTCTGCCATAAATGAAGGAACCTCAACGGGTCAAAAAAACTTTGGTAACGGTGAGATTATTGAATCACACTCACCAGTAGATGGTCAACTTATAGGTAAAGTAAAAACCACTACAAAAGAAGATTATGAGACGGTAATGAGCGCAGCTACAGCCGCGTTTAAAGATTTTAGAACAATGCCCGCTCCTGCTCGTGGAGAACTTGTACGCCAGTTTGGTAACAAGCTACGTGAGGTAAAAGAGCCGCTAGGAAAGCTCGTTTCTTACGAGATGGGTAAATCATATCAAGAAGGTCTAGGTGAAGTACAAGAGATGATAGACATCTGTGACTTTGCGGTGGGGCTATCACGCCAGTTACACGGTCTTACAATGCACTCAGAAAGACCAGGCCACAGAATGTATGAGCAATACCATCCACTAGGTGTGGTAGGTATTATATCTGCCTTTAACTTTCCTGTAGCAGTATGGGCTTGGAACACGGCTCTTGCTTGGGTATGTGGTGATGTATGTGTGTGGAAACCATCAGAAAAAACACCGCTTTGTGGTGTTGCTTGTCAAAACATTATCGCAGAGGTGCTCAAGGCAAATGATATGCCAGAAGGTATCTCTTGTCTTATAAATGGAGATTACAAAGTAGGAGAAATGATGACTACAGATAAGCGTGTACCACTAGTATCTGCTACTGGATCTACACGTATGGGTAAGATTGTATCTGCTACTGTAGGAGAGCGTCTAGGTACATCGCTTCTGGAACTGGGTGGTAACAATGCTATAATCGTTACGCCAGATGCAGATATTAAGATGACCGTTATAGGTGCCGTTTTTGGAGCGGTAGGTACTGCAGGACAAAGATGTACATCTACACGTCGTCTTATTATACACGAGAGTGTGTATGATACGGTAAAAGATGCTATTGTAAAAGCATATGGTCAATTACGCATAGGTAACCCACTAGATGAAAACAACCACGTAGGGCCACTTATAGATACAGATGCTGTTGCAAATTATAATAACGCCCTAGAGCGTGTGGTAGCAGAAGGTGGTAACATCATTGTAGAAGGTGGTGTTCTTACTGGTGAAGGTTATGAGAGCGGTTGCTATGTAAAACCAGCAATAGCCGAAGCTAGTAATCAGTTTGAGATTGTACAGCACGAGACATTTGCTCCTGTTTTATACTTATTAAAATATACTGGAGACGTTATAGACGCACTAGAGTTACAAAATGGTGTAGCACAAGGTCTATCGTCTGCAATTATGACTAATAACTTACGTGAGGCAGAGCGTTTCTTGAGCGCGGCAGGATCAGACTGTGGTATTGCAAATGTAAATATAGGTACCTCTGGCGCAGAGATAGGTGGAGCCTTTGGAGGTGAGAAAGATACAGGTGGAGGACGCGAGTCTGGATCTGATGCTTGGAAAGTATATATGAGAAGACAAACTAACACAATAAACTATACCACAGAGCTTCCGCTGGCGCAGGGTATCAAGTTTGATTTATAG
- a CDS encoding 3-hydroxyanthranilate 3,4-dioxygenase, whose translation MAIAPPFNLNKWIEENRDLLKPPVGNKNLYKDAGDYIVMIVGGPNARKDYHYNETEELFFQLEGHIEVHVQDEGVKRTMKLGPGDMYLHPAGVPHSPVRHDNSIGLVVERKRLDLEGTDGLLWYCDNCNNKLHEVYFKLHDVEKDFQSHFKDFYNSEELRTCDNCGTVMEVDERFTAD comes from the coding sequence ATGGCCATAGCACCTCCCTTTAATTTAAATAAATGGATAGAAGAAAACAGGGACCTTCTTAAACCACCCGTAGGCAATAAAAACCTTTACAAAGACGCCGGTGACTATATCGTTATGATTGTAGGTGGACCAAATGCCAGAAAAGACTATCACTATAACGAGACCGAAGAACTCTTTTTTCAACTAGAAGGACACATTGAGGTGCACGTACAAGACGAAGGTGTAAAGCGCACGATGAAATTAGGTCCGGGTGATATGTACTTGCACCCAGCTGGGGTACCACACTCACCAGTACGTCACGACAACTCAATAGGACTCGTAGTAGAACGTAAAAGACTAGACCTAGAAGGAACAGACGGTCTTTTATGGTACTGTGACAATTGTAATAACAAACTACACGAGGTATATTTTAAACTTCACGATGTAGAAAAAGACTTCCAGTCACATTTTAAGGACTTCTATAATAGTGAGGAGCTTAGAACGTGCGACAACTGCGGTACGGTGATGGAAGTAGATGAACGTTTTACAGCAGATTGA
- a CDS encoding CAP domain-containing protein, with protein MKLINQSLCFFAAMLLICSCSTDPINESEDLTSNLEAPVDVENDIELAQEVLAVLNAHRATLGLNELQWHNYSEDLAVGHSNYMVVQSQPSHDNFYERSAMLQQSGAHIVSENVAYGYMDAESVVQGWLGSPAHKEALEGDYTHTGIGIVKNEMGIPYYTQLFFR; from the coding sequence ATGAAACTGATTAACCAAAGTCTCTGCTTTTTTGCAGCAATGCTACTTATCTGCTCTTGCAGTACCGATCCAATTAACGAGTCAGAAGACCTGACTTCTAATCTTGAAGCTCCAGTTGATGTTGAAAACGACATCGAATTAGCCCAGGAGGTTCTTGCAGTATTAAATGCTCATAGGGCAACTTTAGGTCTTAATGAACTTCAGTGGCACAACTATTCTGAAGATCTTGCTGTAGGTCACTCTAATTATATGGTGGTACAAAGTCAGCCTAGTCACGATAACTTCTATGAGCGCTCAGCAATGTTACAACAAAGCGGTGCTCACATAGTAAGCGAAAACGTAGCATACGGTTATATGGACGCAGAGTCTGTAGTACAGGGATGGTTAGGGAGTCCAGCACATAAAGAAGCACTAGAAGGTGATTACACACATACAGGTATAGGTATCGTAAAGAATGAGATGGGTATCCCATATTACACACAACTATTCTTTAGATAA
- a CDS encoding isoaspartyl peptidase/L-asparaginase family protein, giving the protein MKKLVTLVMLSLIVCSCDMPVKEKEDKINTSSMPADQKFGLVIHGGAGTILKKNMTDSLERAYRAKLDEATRAGHKVLSDGGTSMEAVTAAINIMEDSPLFNAGKGAVFTHDGTNELDASVMDGETLNAGAISGVTTVKNPIDLAVAVMNKSEHVMLSAKGAEQFAAEQGLEIVDPSYFYTERRYKSLQKIIDKEKTQLDHDLDKKVTFMDPFIKDSKYGTVGCAALDKYGNLAAGTSTGGMTNKKYNRIGDAPIIGAGTYANNASCAVSSTGWGEFFMRGMVAHDIAAIMEYKEVTLQEAAEEVIQKKLIDLGGTGGIVSIDRDGNVAMEFNTAGMYRAHMNAAGEIDIKIYKNN; this is encoded by the coding sequence ATGAAAAAGTTAGTTACCCTTGTTATGTTGTCTTTAATTGTATGTTCTTGCGATATGCCTGTTAAGGAAAAAGAGGATAAGATTAATACATCATCTATGCCTGCAGATCAAAAGTTTGGTCTTGTTATACACGGAGGAGCAGGTACCATTCTTAAAAAAAATATGACCGACTCTCTTGAGAGGGCATATCGAGCAAAACTTGATGAGGCTACAAGAGCGGGACATAAGGTGCTCTCTGATGGAGGCACGAGTATGGAGGCGGTGACGGCAGCTATCAATATTATGGAGGATAGCCCTCTTTTTAACGCTGGAAAGGGTGCTGTATTTACACACGATGGTACAAATGAGCTAGATGCAAGTGTGATGGATGGTGAGACCCTTAATGCTGGTGCCATATCTGGTGTAACTACAGTAAAAAACCCTATAGACCTGGCAGTAGCTGTAATGAATAAATCTGAGCACGTGATGCTTAGTGCAAAAGGAGCAGAGCAGTTTGCAGCAGAGCAAGGACTTGAGATAGTAGATCCTTCTTATTTTTATACAGAGAGAAGGTATAAATCGCTTCAAAAAATAATAGATAAAGAAAAAACGCAACTCGATCACGATCTAGATAAAAAGGTCACGTTTATGGATCCTTTTATAAAGGATAGTAAATACGGTACTGTAGGTTGTGCAGCACTAGATAAGTATGGTAATCTCGCAGCAGGTACCTCTACAGGAGGAATGACTAATAAAAAGTATAACCGCATAGGAGATGCACCTATTATAGGAGCAGGTACATATGCAAATAATGCAAGTTGTGCGGTAAGTAGTACTGGATGGGGAGAGTTCTTTATGCGTGGTATGGTAGCACACGATATTGCTGCTATTATGGAGTATAAGGAAGTTACATTACAAGAAGCAGCAGAAGAGGTGATCCAGAAAAAACTTATAGACCTAGGCGGTACGGGAGGAATTGTATCTATAGATAGAGATGGTAATGTTGCAATGGAGTTTAATACAGCAGGGATGTACCGTGCACATATGAATGCTGCTGGAGAGATAGATATAAAAATTTATAAGAACAACTAG
- a CDS encoding GNAT family N-acetyltransferase produces MKIYAETKNLILREIVIEDTGDMYRLDSDPLVHKYLGNKPISCMGKARAYVDYIRMQYETYGIGRWAAIEKSTGDWIGWTGLKMNFENEMNGHTDFYDIGYRFMPQYWGKGYATESSIAARDYFFENFTGKKLCGMAELGNGASCRVLEKIGLERKDNFIYEPENIELAWFEKSM; encoded by the coding sequence ATGAAAATCTACGCCGAAACTAAAAACCTAATCCTTAGGGAGATTGTCATAGAGGATACAGGAGATATGTATCGCTTGGACAGTGATCCCTTGGTACATAAATATCTAGGTAATAAACCTATAAGTTGTATGGGTAAAGCAAGGGCATATGTAGATTACATACGTATGCAGTATGAAACTTATGGCATAGGCCGCTGGGCAGCTATCGAAAAATCTACAGGTGACTGGATAGGGTGGACCGGCTTAAAAATGAATTTTGAAAACGAGATGAACGGTCATACAGATTTTTATGATATAGGTTATCGCTTTATGCCACAATACTGGGGTAAGGGTTATGCAACAGAGTCATCTATAGCCGCTAGAGATTACTTTTTTGAAAACTTCACTGGCAAAAAACTGTGCGGTATGGCAGAGCTGGGCAACGGCGCCTCTTGCCGTGTGCTTGAAAAAATAGGACTAGAGCGCAAAGATAATTTTATCTACGAGCCAGAAAATATAGAGCTAGCTTGGTTTGAAAAATCAATGTAA
- a CDS encoding CBS domain-containing protein, translating to MAIKSFMGKRAKEVKSTATDIKVSDYMSRKLITFSPDQSVLEVMNSLIKHKISGGPVVNEQNELLGIISEGDCMKQISESRYYNMPMDNMKVSNHMVSNVDTIDGNMNVFDAANKFLESKHRRFPIVENGKLVGQISQKDVLKAALELNGQTWK from the coding sequence ATGGCAATTAAAAGTTTTATGGGTAAACGTGCAAAAGAAGTAAAAAGCACTGCAACAGATATAAAAGTAAGCGATTATATGAGCCGAAAACTCATCACCTTCTCTCCAGATCAATCTGTTCTTGAGGTAATGAATAGTCTTATAAAGCATAAAATATCTGGTGGTCCCGTGGTAAATGAACAAAATGAACTACTAGGGATAATTTCTGAGGGCGACTGTATGAAGCAAATCTCAGAGAGTAGATATTATAATATGCCTATGGATAATATGAAAGTGAGCAATCATATGGTGTCTAATGTAGATACTATAGATGGTAATATGAATGTTTTTGATGCGGCAAATAAATTTTTGGAATCAAAACATAGACGCTTCCCTATTGTAGAAAATGGTAAACTAGTAGGCCAGATAAGCCAGAAAGATGTCCTTAAAGCGGCTCTAGAGCTTAATGGTCAGACTTGGAAATAG
- a CDS encoding M28 family peptidase produces MKRLKHFFSLFVLLFLVWLSFKSLLPETASSGDVPLTEFSTERAMSQLKVISQKPHYVGSPAHAEVRGYIIDELKKLGLETSVQEGYVLDSWWGSSTLVKPKNIVARYKGTGTGKAVLLMSHYDSAPHSKSHGASDAGSGVVTVLESLRAYLAAGVEPENDIIVLFTDSEELGLDGATLFVKEHPWAKDVGIALNFEARGSSGPSNMIVETNGGNENLIKEFEKAGLEYPVATSLMYSIYKMLPNDTDSTVLREDGDIPGFFFAFIDSHYNYHTVNDNVNNLDPRTLEHQGQYLLPLIKHFAQVDLSTIKSTQDRVYFDTPLFTFVSYPFAWVLPMAIIALVVFILLLIKGFRDKKLRGGPVGRGFLALFISLGCALLLLQIFVWLMPSLYPQYNDMLPVFIYNGHWYTIAFVMMSLAFSFGVYSRLCKLEHTVSTYVAPLALWVIINILVAIYLKGAGYFIIPLLFGLVAFFIMIKQKKLSVILMLLLVAPGIFVFSPLVQFFPVGLGPSAYWISILFTVLVFGLSLPVIGYYKSKRFLGYIGLILTFVFLGVAHAKSDYTQERQKPNSLLYYQNDSDSNAYWVTYDDYIDNWVEGYLGSNPKAASEYITNASGSKYNTSFSYAKETSVIDLEETIIIKEKDEVVDGNREVTLSIRPQRRINRIRLFADKDTPFKMLSYNKKEYKPDSTETLYKKRRTNALLSYYMGEGEELEFSFTIPAGADPKISFREYSFDLLEHPKFTVSTRPKTMMPKPFIVNDAIIQERVINVDELAFATSQNDTLQLQE; encoded by the coding sequence ATGAAACGCCTTAAACATTTCTTCTCATTATTTGTACTCCTCTTTCTTGTGTGGTTAAGCTTTAAATCGCTTTTACCAGAGACGGCATCTTCTGGAGATGTACCACTCACTGAGTTCTCTACAGAACGTGCAATGAGCCAACTCAAAGTAATCTCTCAAAAACCTCACTATGTAGGGTCACCTGCACACGCAGAAGTGCGTGGGTATATTATAGATGAGCTTAAGAAACTAGGTCTTGAGACTTCTGTGCAAGAGGGATATGTACTAGACTCTTGGTGGGGATCAAGTACCTTAGTAAAGCCAAAAAATATAGTGGCACGTTATAAAGGAACCGGCACGGGTAAGGCAGTATTATTAATGTCGCATTATGATAGTGCTCCACATAGTAAGTCTCACGGGGCGAGCGATGCGGGGTCTGGAGTGGTGACTGTGTTAGAAAGTTTAAGAGCCTATCTAGCAGCTGGAGTTGAGCCAGAAAATGATATTATCGTGCTATTTACAGACTCTGAAGAGTTAGGTCTAGACGGTGCTACGTTATTTGTAAAAGAACACCCTTGGGCAAAAGATGTGGGTATTGCCTTAAACTTTGAAGCTAGAGGCTCTTCTGGACCTTCTAATATGATTGTGGAGACTAATGGGGGTAATGAAAATCTCATTAAAGAGTTTGAGAAGGCTGGACTTGAGTACCCCGTGGCTACATCATTAATGTATAGTATATATAAAATGCTACCTAATGATACAGACTCTACAGTGCTCCGTGAAGATGGTGATATACCAGGTTTTTTCTTTGCTTTTATAGACAGTCATTATAATTATCATACGGTAAATGATAATGTAAATAACCTTGACCCGCGCACACTTGAGCATCAAGGACAGTACTTGCTGCCGCTTATAAAGCATTTTGCTCAAGTAGATTTATCTACTATAAAGTCTACTCAAGATCGAGTTTACTTTGATACACCACTATTTACCTTTGTTTCATATCCGTTTGCTTGGGTATTACCTATGGCTATTATTGCCTTGGTAGTGTTCATACTTTTATTAATTAAAGGTTTTAGAGATAAAAAGTTAAGGGGAGGTCCTGTAGGGCGAGGTTTTTTAGCACTTTTTATTTCCCTAGGATGTGCTTTACTACTTCTACAAATATTTGTGTGGTTAATGCCATCATTATACCCTCAGTATAATGATATGTTGCCAGTATTTATTTATAATGGTCACTGGTATACGATTGCTTTTGTGATGATGTCACTAGCGTTTAGCTTCGGCGTATATAGTCGTTTATGTAAACTAGAACATACAGTAAGTACTTATGTAGCCCCACTTGCTTTGTGGGTTATTATAAATATACTGGTCGCTATATATCTCAAAGGGGCTGGCTACTTTATTATTCCATTATTATTTGGCCTTGTAGCCTTTTTTATAATGATCAAGCAAAAGAAACTAAGCGTTATTTTAATGCTGCTTTTAGTAGCGCCAGGGATATTTGTTTTTTCACCTTTAGTACAATTCTTTCCTGTAGGTTTAGGACCATCTGCATACTGGATTTCTATACTTTTTACAGTGCTAGTATTTGGTTTATCATTACCCGTAATTGGCTATTACAAGAGTAAGCGCTTTTTAGGTTATATAGGTTTAATACTTACGTTTGTATTTTTAGGAGTAGCACACGCAAAGTCTGATTATACACAGGAACGACAAAAGCCTAATAGCTTATTATATTATCAAAATGATAGTGATAGTAATGCTTACTGGGTCACCTATGATGATTATATAGATAATTGGGTAGAGGGATATCTAGGGTCTAACCCCAAAGCTGCCAGTGAGTATATCACAAATGCTTCTGGAAGCAAGTATAATACTTCCTTTAGCTATGCAAAGGAAACCTCAGTTATAGACCTTGAAGAAACTATCATTATCAAAGAAAAGGATGAGGTTGTAGATGGAAATAGAGAGGTAACGTTGAGCATAAGACCACAGCGACGTATTAATAGAATACGCCTCTTCGCAGATAAGGACACACCATTTAAAATGCTATCTTATAACAAGAAGGAGTACAAGCCAGATAGCACAGAGACCTTATATAAAAAACGTAGGACAAATGCGCTATTAAGTTATTATATGGGTGAAGGTGAAGAGCTAGAATTTAGCTTTACAATACCCGCAGGAGCAGATCCAAAAATAAGTTTTAGAGAATACTCTTTTGACTTACTCGAGCATCCTAAATTTACTGTCTCAACAAGACCAAAGACAATGATGCCAAAACCCTTTATAGTAAACGATGCAATTATACAAGAACGCGTCATAAACGTAGATGAACTAGCCTTTGCTACTTCTCAAAACGACACATTGCAATTACAAGAATAA
- a CDS encoding SDR family oxidoreductase, protein MNKRITIAGLGWLGQPLASHLKLFGYQVKGSVTDTEKAKALTKSGITAYPVVIAEAGVSGLVDTLLVDTDVLMIMIPPGLRRNTGANYALKMAHFLHQVEKSQIEKVILVSSTSVYDDSQGVVTEKIAPRPETNAGKQLHDVEQIFFNNSAFKTTVVRFGGLFGGNRNPVKFLAGRKGLTNGKAPVNMIHRDDCIGILMAIIKQDAFGHIINAVAPSHPSKKEYYTQQAQELGLEPPEYIDEDTATFKEVNSVVVKPVLNYEFQVDL, encoded by the coding sequence ATGAATAAAAGAATAACAATAGCAGGACTAGGGTGGTTAGGACAACCGCTTGCATCTCATCTCAAACTTTTTGGATATCAAGTAAAAGGTAGTGTCACAGATACAGAGAAGGCAAAAGCACTTACAAAAAGTGGCATTACAGCTTATCCTGTTGTTATAGCAGAGGCTGGTGTGTCTGGACTTGTAGACACCTTACTGGTGGATACCGATGTGCTTATGATAATGATTCCTCCGGGGCTGCGTAGAAATACTGGAGCAAACTATGCACTTAAAATGGCTCACTTTTTACATCAAGTAGAAAAATCACAAATAGAAAAAGTCATCCTAGTAAGCAGTACCTCAGTATATGATGACTCACAGGGTGTAGTTACAGAAAAAATTGCGCCTAGACCTGAGACTAACGCTGGCAAGCAATTACACGATGTAGAGCAAATTTTCTTTAACAACAGTGCTTTTAAGACTACAGTTGTACGGTTTGGAGGGCTTTTTGGAGGGAACAGAAATCCTGTTAAGTTTCTCGCTGGTCGTAAGGGGCTTACTAATGGTAAGGCTCCCGTAAATATGATTCATAGAGATGATTGTATAGGCATTTTAATGGCTATTATAAAGCAGGACGCCTTCGGTCATATTATAAATGCCGTTGCACCTAGCCACCCGTCAAAAAAGGAATATTATACACAGCAAGCACAAGAACTAGGTCTTGAGCCTCCAGAGTACATAGACGAGGATACAGCCACATTTAAAGAGGTAAATAGTGTAGTTGTAAAACCCGTTTTGAATTACGAGTTTCAGGTTGATTTATAG
- a CDS encoding M13 family metallopeptidase gives MKLYKSVAIVASCALTLVSCKTEGPKDEAKTEEIPGIVLENMDTSVTPNQDFYNYVNGSWMKNTEIPDDRTSWGGFSVLRKSTDADVLAILDEAEKSGKYTAGTDQAKALAIFNTKLDTLARNEAGLKPLQPALDDIAAVTNLTELQTVLATNPAVSSPFLSIGAGADLNDSSMNTVYLGANGLGLPDRDYYILEDSKSKEIRVEYKKHIARMLQKLGDSEVDATAAAEKILEMETALAIPRLDKVESRDARNFNNRRSVEEADAMLTSVDLKKMIKDLGIKKEFDTLTVTQLKYTAALDKFLNNTSIEDIQTLVRWDTFNSAAGRLSTDVETANWEFYSKYLSGAKKQRPADERALATVNGTVGEALGQLYVDAKFPPEAKAKAETMIANVIDAYKNRIQNLDWMGEETKEKAIEKLDKFTVKIAYPDKWEDYSTMEVSADKTYFENMTAVGKWGQLKNYEDIGEPVDKSKWGMSPQTVNAYFNPLNNEIVFPAAILQPPFYNYTADEAVNYGGIGAVIGHEISHAFDDSGARFDADGNLKNWWTESDLEAFTKRGNALAEQYSNVEVLDSVFVNGKFTLGENIGDLGGVLGAYDGLQKYYAENGRPENIDGFTPEQRFFMSWATVWRTKSRDEALRTQIKTDPHSPGMVRAVQPLLNVDAFYEAFDIKEGDANYLAPEDRVRIW, from the coding sequence ATGAAACTTTATAAATCGGTTGCAATTGTAGCCTCTTGCGCGCTTACTCTGGTAAGTTGTAAAACAGAAGGTCCAAAAGACGAAGCCAAAACAGAAGAAATTCCAGGTATCGTACTTGAAAATATGGATACTTCTGTAACTCCTAATCAAGACTTTTACAACTACGTAAATGGCTCTTGGATGAAAAACACAGAGATACCCGATGATCGTACAAGCTGGGGAGGCTTTTCTGTACTACGTAAATCTACAGATGCAGATGTTCTTGCTATACTTGATGAAGCAGAAAAAAGCGGGAAGTACACTGCTGGCACAGACCAAGCAAAAGCACTAGCAATCTTTAATACAAAGTTAGATACGCTTGCGCGAAATGAAGCCGGATTAAAACCATTACAACCAGCACTAGATGATATAGCTGCTGTCACAAACCTCACAGAGTTACAAACCGTACTTGCTACAAACCCTGCAGTATCTTCTCCATTTTTAAGTATAGGTGCTGGAGCAGATCTTAATGATAGCTCAATGAATACAGTTTATCTAGGCGCAAATGGTTTAGGTCTTCCAGACCGTGACTATTACATCTTAGAAGACAGTAAGTCTAAAGAAATACGTGTAGAATACAAAAAGCACATTGCAAGAATGTTACAAAAACTAGGTGACTCTGAAGTAGATGCCACAGCAGCTGCAGAAAAAATTCTTGAGATGGAAACTGCACTTGCTATACCTAGACTAGATAAAGTAGAAAGCCGTGATGCTCGTAACTTCAATAATCGACGTTCTGTAGAAGAGGCAGATGCAATGCTTACATCTGTAGATCTTAAAAAGATGATTAAAGACTTAGGCATCAAAAAAGAATTTGACACCCTCACGGTAACACAGCTTAAGTATACTGCAGCCTTAGACAAATTTTTAAATAACACATCTATTGAAGATATACAAACACTCGTACGCTGGGATACTTTTAATAGTGCTGCCGGTAGACTAAGTACTGATGTTGAAACAGCAAACTGGGAGTTTTATAGTAAATACCTAAGCGGTGCAAAAAAGCAACGCCCAGCAGATGAGCGTGCGCTTGCAACTGTAAACGGCACTGTAGGAGAAGCTTTAGGACAACTATATGTAGATGCAAAGTTTCCTCCAGAGGCAAAAGCAAAGGCAGAAACAATGATTGCAAACGTGATTGATGCTTATAAAAACCGTATCCAGAATTTAGACTGGATGGGAGAAGAGACTAAAGAAAAAGCAATCGAAAAGCTTGATAAATTTACAGTTAAGATTGCATATCCAGACAAGTGGGAAGATTACTCTACAATGGAAGTATCTGCAGATAAGACCTATTTTGAAAATATGACAGCTGTAGGTAAATGGGGTCAACTTAAAAATTATGAAGATATAGGTGAACCTGTAGATAAATCTAAGTGGGGAATGTCACCACAAACGGTCAATGCATACTTCAACCCGCTTAACAATGAGATTGTTTTCCCTGCAGCAATATTACAGCCACCATTTTACAACTACACGGCAGACGAGGCTGTAAATTATGGAGGAATAGGTGCCGTAATAGGTCACGAGATTTCACACGCCTTTGATGATAGTGGAGCACGTTTTGATGCAGATGGAAACCTAAAAAACTGGTGGACAGAGTCAGACCTTGAGGCTTTCACAAAACGTGGTAATGCTCTTGCAGAACAATACAGCAATGTAGAAGTACTAGACAGCGTTTTTGTAAACGGTAAGTTTACATTAGGTGAAAATATAGGTGATCTAGGAGGCGTACTGGGGGCTTATGACGGCCTTCAGAAATACTATGCAGAAAATGGACGTCCAGAAAACATAGACGGCTTTACGCCAGAACAACGTTTCTTTATGTCTTGGGCAACCGTATGGAGAACTAAGAGCCGTGATGAAGCTTTAAGAACACAAATCAAGACAGACCCACACTCTCCAGGGATGGTGCGTGCTGTACAACCTTTGCTCAATGTAGATGCTTTTTATGAAGCATTTGATATAAAAGAAGGAGATGCAAATTACCTAGCTCCAGAAGATAGGGTGCGTATTTGGTAA